The following are encoded in a window of uncultured Pseudomonas sp. genomic DNA:
- the dinB gene encoding DNA polymerase IV has protein sequence MSLTISSRKIIHVDCDCFYAAIEMRDDPSLASKPLAVGGLADRRGVIATCNYEARSYGVRSAMASGQALKLCPDLLIVKPRMEVYRAVSREIQAIFRDYTELIEPLSLDEAYLDVSDSPHFAGSATRIAQDIRRRVSQELHITVSAGVAPNKFLAKIASDWKKPNGLFVITPDQVGDFVATLPVNKLHGVGKVTADKLGRLGIRTCSDLRAWNKLALVKEFGSFGERLSGLAHGIDERLVRNDSRRQSVSVENTFDKDLPDLAACLEQLPALLEQLETRMARLDPTYRPDKPFVKIKFHDFSQTTLEQAGARRDLDSYKRLLSAAFARGNKAVRLLGVGVRLHDLRGKHEQLELFAP, from the coding sequence ATGAGTTTGACGATAAGCAGCCGCAAGATCATCCACGTTGACTGCGATTGCTTCTATGCCGCCATCGAGATGCGTGATGACCCGAGCCTGGCGAGCAAGCCCTTGGCGGTCGGCGGCTTGGCGGATCGGCGTGGGGTGATTGCGACCTGCAACTATGAGGCGCGCAGTTACGGTGTGCGTTCTGCGATGGCCTCCGGTCAGGCGCTGAAGTTGTGTCCGGATCTGCTGATCGTCAAACCGCGCATGGAGGTTTACAGGGCGGTATCACGGGAGATTCAAGCGATTTTCCGTGATTACACCGAGCTGATTGAGCCGTTGTCGCTGGATGAGGCCTACTTGGATGTAAGTGACAGCCCGCATTTCGCCGGCAGCGCCACACGCATCGCCCAGGACATTCGTCGGCGGGTGTCGCAGGAGTTGCACATCACTGTTTCTGCAGGCGTGGCGCCGAATAAGTTCCTCGCCAAGATTGCCAGTGACTGGAAGAAGCCCAACGGCCTGTTTGTCATCACTCCAGACCAGGTGGGGGACTTTGTTGCCACTTTACCGGTAAATAAGCTGCACGGCGTGGGCAAGGTCACGGCCGACAAGCTCGGACGTTTGGGCATTCGCACCTGCAGCGACCTGCGAGCGTGGAACAAGCTGGCGCTGGTCAAGGAATTTGGCAGTTTCGGCGAGCGCCTGTCGGGGCTCGCCCATGGCATTGATGAGCGCCTGGTACGCAATGACAGCCGGCGGCAGTCGGTCAGCGTGGAAAATACCTTCGACAAGGACCTGCCCGATCTGGCCGCTTGCCTGGAGCAGCTGCCCGCGTTGCTGGAGCAGCTGGAAACGCGCATGGCGCGGCTCGATCCGACTTATCGGCCGGACAAGCCCTTCGTCAAAATCAAGTTCCACGATTTCAGTCAGACCACTCTGGAACAGGCTGGAGCGCGGCGTGACCTGGACAGCTACAAGCGGCTGCTGAGTGCGGCTTTTGCCCGTGGCAACAAGGCGGTGCGCCTGCTGGGCGTAGGCGTGCGTTTGCATGACCTGCGCGGCAAGCACGAACAGCTGGAGTTATTTGCGCCCTGA
- a CDS encoding zinc ribbon domain-containing protein, with protein sequence MSGECESCGAQVSADAKTCPGCGAALAAKTKLLPLAAFMLIVILIIQSYISKPDEAESEAKPAAPVSSAAQ encoded by the coding sequence ATGAGTGGTGAATGCGAGTCTTGCGGTGCCCAGGTTTCAGCCGACGCTAAAACCTGCCCTGGTTGTGGTGCGGCGTTGGCGGCGAAGACCAAGCTGTTGCCGTTGGCGGCTTTTATGTTGATTGTGATCCTGATTATTCAGTCCTATATCAGCAAGCCAGATGAGGCGGAGAGTGAAGCCAAACCGGCCGCGCCGGTGAGTTCAGCCGCGCAATAG
- a CDS encoding cytochrome b yields the protein MPWKNTEARYGSLSIALHWLMLVLIAGVYACIELKGNFPKGSDTRELLKQWHFMLGLSVFALVWLRLLARVIAPTPAITPTLPAWQAIPAKLMHLALYALMIGAPLAGWLILSAADKPIPFFGLELPALLSPNKELAKEIKEWHELAGSAGYWLIGLHAAAGLLHHFVLRDNTLTRILPSKHA from the coding sequence ATGCCCTGGAAAAACACCGAAGCCCGCTACGGCAGCCTGTCTATCGCCTTGCATTGGCTGATGCTGGTGCTGATTGCCGGCGTGTATGCCTGCATTGAACTCAAAGGCAACTTCCCCAAGGGCAGCGATACCCGCGAACTGCTCAAGCAGTGGCACTTTATGCTCGGCCTCAGCGTATTCGCCCTGGTCTGGCTGCGCCTGCTGGCACGTGTAATCGCACCGACACCCGCCATCACACCCACCCTGCCCGCCTGGCAAGCCATCCCGGCCAAGCTGATGCACCTGGCGCTCTACGCCCTGATGATCGGCGCACCACTGGCCGGCTGGTTGATTCTCAGCGCCGCCGACAAGCCTATTCCCTTCTTCGGCCTTGAACTGCCTGCACTGCTATCTCCGAACAAGGAGCTGGCCAAAGAGATCAAAGAGTGGCACGAACTTGCCGGCAGCGCTGGCTACTGGTTAATCGGCTTGCATGCCGCTGCCGGCTTGCTTCATCACTTTGTGCTCCGCGATAACACCCTGACGCGCATTCTGCCGAGCAAGCACGCCTGA
- the rimO gene encoding 30S ribosomal protein S12 methylthiotransferase RimO yields the protein MSTPATPKVGFVSLGCPKALVDSERILTQLRMEGYEVVSTYQDADVVVVNTCGFIDSAKAESLDVIGEAIKENGKVIVTGCMGVEEGAIRDVHPSVLSVTGPQQYEQVLNAVHEVVPPSTSHNPLIDLVPPQGIKLTPRHYAYLKISEGCNHSCSFCIIPSMRGKLVSRPVGEVLSEAERLVKSGVKELLVISQDTSAYGVDMKYKTDFWNGQPVKTRMTELCEALSSMGVWVRLHYVYPYPHVDELIPLMAAGKILPYLDIPFQHASPKVLKAMKRPAFEDKTLARIKNWREICPELTIRSTFIVGFPGETEEDFQYLLNWLTEAQLDRVGCFQYSPVEGAPANLLDNHVPDDVKQDRWDRFMAHQQAISTARLQLKVGKEMDVLIDEVDDQGAVARCYADAPEIDGSVFIASTAVKPGDKVRVRIVDADEYDMWAELI from the coding sequence ATGTCCACCCCCGCCACGCCCAAAGTCGGCTTCGTTTCACTCGGCTGCCCCAAAGCCCTGGTGGACTCCGAGCGCATCCTGACCCAGCTGCGCATGGAAGGTTATGAAGTAGTGTCGACCTATCAGGACGCCGACGTGGTGGTGGTCAACACCTGCGGCTTTATCGACAGCGCCAAGGCCGAATCCCTGGACGTGATCGGCGAAGCCATTAAAGAAAACGGCAAAGTCATCGTCACCGGCTGCATGGGCGTGGAAGAAGGCGCGATTCGCGACGTACACCCCAGCGTGCTCTCGGTCACCGGCCCGCAACAATATGAGCAAGTGCTCAACGCCGTGCACGAAGTAGTCCCGCCCTCGACCTCACACAACCCACTGATCGACCTGGTGCCGCCACAGGGCATCAAACTGACCCCGCGCCACTATGCCTACCTGAAGATTTCCGAAGGCTGTAACCACAGCTGCAGCTTCTGCATCATCCCCTCCATGCGCGGCAAGCTGGTCAGCCGCCCGGTGGGTGAAGTGCTCAGCGAAGCCGAGCGCCTGGTTAAATCCGGCGTCAAAGAGCTGCTGGTAATTTCCCAAGACACCAGCGCCTACGGCGTCGACATGAAGTACAAGACTGACTTCTGGAACGGCCAGCCGGTGAAAACCCGCATGACCGAACTGTGCGAAGCCTTGTCGAGCATGGGCGTGTGGGTGCGCCTGCACTACGTCTACCCCTACCCGCACGTCGACGAACTGATCCCGCTGATGGCCGCCGGCAAAATCCTGCCGTACCTGGATATCCCCTTCCAGCACGCCAGCCCGAAAGTGCTGAAAGCCATGAAGCGCCCAGCCTTCGAAGACAAGACCCTGGCGCGAATCAAAAACTGGCGCGAAATCTGCCCGGAACTGACCATCCGCTCGACCTTTATCGTCGGCTTCCCCGGTGAAACCGAAGAAGACTTCCAATACCTACTCAACTGGCTGACCGAAGCGCAACTCGACCGCGTTGGCTGCTTCCAATACTCGCCAGTAGAGGGTGCGCCCGCCAACCTGCTCGACAACCACGTACCGGATGACGTTAAGCAGGACCGCTGGGACCGCTTTATGGCCCACCAACAAGCCATCAGCACCGCCCGCCTGCAACTCAAGGTCGGCAAAGAAATGGACGTCCTAATCGACGAGGTCGACGACCAAGGCGCCGTCGCCCGCTGCTACGCCGATGCCCCAGAGATCGACGGCAGCGTATTTATCGCCAGCACCGCTGTTAAGCCGGGCGACAAAGTCCGCGTGCGCATCGTAGATGCCGATGAATACGACATGTGGGCTGAGCTGATCTAA
- a CDS encoding integron integrase produces the protein MEDDKPRLLDQVRQQIRIRGYSIRTEKIYVEWVKRYIRFHQYRHPVEMGALEVEAFLTHLAVTRNVAAATQNQALAALLFLYKEVLKLELPWLEGVVRAKKPAHLPTVLTREEVTRVLAEISGVHGLVASLLYGSGLRLMEALRLRVKDVEFSRGEILVRDGKGQKDRVTMLPRSVVVSLHEHLETVKALHQQDLAEGFGRVNLPFALARKYPNAAAEWGWQFVFPSGNRSQDPRGAGTFRHHLHEKTIQRAVREAVRRAAIIKPATPHTLRHSFATHLLESGQDIRTVQELLGHADVKTTMIYTHVLNRGGLGVLSPLDRA, from the coding sequence ATGGAAGACGACAAGCCTCGGTTGCTCGATCAAGTCCGCCAGCAAATCCGGATCAGGGGCTATTCCATTCGTACCGAAAAGATCTACGTCGAGTGGGTAAAACGTTATATACGGTTTCACCAGTATCGTCATCCTGTAGAGATGGGGGCGCTGGAGGTTGAGGCGTTTCTGACTCATTTGGCCGTTACCCGTAATGTAGCGGCGGCCACGCAGAATCAGGCGTTGGCGGCGCTGTTGTTTCTGTACAAGGAGGTGTTGAAACTTGAGTTGCCTTGGCTGGAGGGGGTTGTGCGGGCGAAAAAGCCGGCGCATTTACCTACGGTCTTAACACGTGAGGAGGTGACTAGGGTGTTGGCCGAAATCTCGGGTGTGCACGGGTTGGTTGCCAGTTTGTTATATGGCTCTGGCCTCAGGTTGATGGAGGCGCTGCGTTTGCGGGTCAAGGATGTAGAGTTTTCCCGTGGCGAGATTTTAGTGCGTGACGGTAAGGGCCAGAAGGATCGCGTGACCATGTTGCCGCGTTCAGTGGTGGTTAGCCTGCATGAACATTTAGAGACGGTTAAGGCGTTGCATCAGCAAGACCTTGCCGAGGGGTTTGGTCGGGTTAACCTGCCGTTTGCGTTGGCTCGTAAGTACCCCAATGCGGCTGCGGAGTGGGGCTGGCAGTTTGTCTTTCCGTCAGGTAATCGCTCGCAAGACCCGCGTGGTGCTGGCACGTTTCGTCATCATTTGCATGAGAAAACCATCCAGCGCGCGGTGCGTGAAGCAGTGCGTCGTGCGGCGATAATCAAACCAGCGACGCCGCATACCTTACGTCACTCCTTTGCGACCCACTTGCTGGAGAGTGGTCAGGACATTCGCACCGTGCAGGAGTTACTGGGGCATGCGGATGTTAAAACCACGATGATTTATACCCATGTACTCAATCGCGGAGGGCTGGGTGTGCTGAGCCCGTTGGATCGCGCATAA
- a CDS encoding super-infection exclusion protein B: MDKFTELLDYFRKIPAAFLVAILFVLGLILFLPENYAQILAVDGFRNEFRVYLGPAFLLVISFCSARVFTFFMQGYNQRKNTKIRQKSLHNLTPEEKGYLIPYIKDQQNTVHVGMDDGIMAGLRSKDITYLAANVGDLLNGFAFNLQPWARQYLEKNPQFLDGHAGQPRTPRQKRGLTW; this comes from the coding sequence ATGGATAAATTTACTGAGCTTCTCGATTATTTCAGGAAAATACCTGCAGCGTTTCTAGTCGCAATCCTATTTGTTTTGGGGTTAATTCTATTTCTGCCAGAAAATTACGCACAGATTCTTGCAGTTGATGGCTTCAGGAACGAGTTTCGAGTTTACCTCGGGCCCGCATTTTTATTAGTTATTTCATTTTGCAGTGCAAGAGTATTTACTTTCTTTATGCAAGGGTACAACCAAAGAAAAAATACTAAAATACGCCAAAAATCTTTACACAATTTAACACCGGAAGAAAAAGGCTACCTAATACCGTATATTAAAGACCAACAGAACACTGTTCACGTTGGCATGGACGACGGAATCATGGCAGGGTTAAGGTCAAAAGACATAACATATCTAGCAGCAAATGTTGGCGACCTTTTAAATGGCTTTGCTTTTAACTTGCAGCCATGGGCACGTCAGTATTTAGAGAAAAATCCTCAATTTTTGGATGGCCATGCTGGTCAACCAAGAACTCCAAGGCAAAAAAGAGGGTTAACGTGGTAA
- a CDS encoding IS110 family transposase, with the protein MKRIAVDLAKSVYQVAESVRSGQVVQRKRLNREAFRRYIQEQAEPVEWVMEACGTAHYWGRVAQALGHRVKLIHPRYVRPYRRRNKTDRNDCDAMLEAARCKDIHPVPVKNQEQQLLQQLHGMRETWKKSRTQRINLLRGILREAGIEAPASTAAFIRAAHELVERPEIAPLSHQLHIVLAEINLHEQCMAECEQQLKRWHADDDVVRKLDEVSGIGLLTASALKTAVGKPERFTSGRQLSAWLGMTPREFSSGDRRKLGHISRQGNVYVRTLLIHGSRAALLAAQRCQARTPEKLTHLQRWAVETAARIGHNKAAVALANKLVRICWAVWCNERRFSGDWQSVKPA; encoded by the coding sequence ATGAAGCGAATAGCAGTTGATCTGGCCAAGTCCGTTTACCAAGTTGCCGAGAGTGTCCGTTCCGGCCAGGTGGTGCAGCGCAAGCGACTGAACCGAGAGGCGTTCAGGCGATATATACAGGAGCAAGCTGAGCCGGTCGAGTGGGTGATGGAAGCCTGTGGCACGGCTCACTATTGGGGGCGGGTCGCGCAGGCGCTGGGCCACCGGGTCAAACTGATCCATCCGCGCTATGTGCGGCCCTATCGCCGCCGTAACAAAACCGATCGCAATGACTGTGATGCGATGCTGGAAGCGGCGCGCTGCAAGGATATTCATCCGGTGCCGGTGAAAAACCAGGAGCAACAGCTGTTACAGCAACTGCACGGTATGCGCGAAACCTGGAAGAAGAGCCGTACCCAGCGCATCAACTTGCTGCGCGGTATTTTGCGCGAGGCGGGCATCGAAGCTCCAGCGTCCACCGCCGCGTTTATCCGCGCCGCCCATGAGCTGGTTGAACGCCCAGAGATCGCGCCTTTGAGTCATCAACTGCATATCGTTCTGGCAGAAATAAACCTGCACGAACAGTGCATGGCTGAGTGCGAGCAGCAACTCAAGCGCTGGCATGCCGACGATGACGTGGTGCGCAAACTCGATGAGGTCAGCGGTATTGGCCTGCTGACCGCCAGTGCCCTGAAAACCGCAGTCGGCAAGCCCGAGCGCTTTACCAGTGGTCGCCAACTCAGCGCTTGGTTGGGTATGACGCCGCGTGAATTCAGCAGCGGCGACCGACGCAAGCTGGGGCATATCAGCCGACAGGGCAACGTCTATGTGCGCACCTTATTGATCCACGGCTCGCGAGCGGCCTTGCTGGCGGCGCAGCGCTGTCAGGCCCGCACGCCGGAGAAGCTGACCCATTTACAACGCTGGGCCGTCGAGACGGCGGCGCGTATCGGCCACAACAAAGCGGCGGTGGCGCTGGCCAACAAGTTGGTGAGGATCTGCTGGGCGGTATGGTGCAACGAGCGACGTTTCAGCGGTGACTGGCAAAGCGTAAAGCCCGCCTGA
- a CDS encoding antibiotic biosynthesis monooxygenase — MTTIAATPNPPYYAVIFTSQRTVGDNGYGDMATKMLDLAAQQPGYLGVESAREDLGITVSYWSDLDSIKNWKANIEHTRAQQLGHAKWYSSFKVRISKVERDYGI, encoded by the coding sequence ATGACGACAATCGCTGCAACACCCAACCCGCCTTACTATGCGGTAATCTTCACGTCTCAGCGCACAGTCGGTGATAACGGCTATGGCGATATGGCCACTAAAATGCTGGATCTCGCAGCCCAGCAGCCTGGCTACTTAGGTGTCGAGTCTGCAAGAGAAGACCTTGGGATTACTGTTTCATATTGGTCTGATCTTGATTCAATAAAGAACTGGAAAGCCAATATCGAGCACACGCGGGCTCAACAGCTTGGTCATGCTAAATGGTACTCATCATTCAAAGTAAGAATATCCAAAGTTGAGCGTGATTACGGCATCTAA
- a CDS encoding DUF2986 domain-containing protein: MNRQKKIKQLLKAHAKKASAKLAPPSKNKYISKADRLKIDAESTPESSVAPEHEPISLNN, from the coding sequence ATGAACCGCCAAAAAAAGATCAAGCAACTGTTAAAGGCTCACGCCAAAAAGGCCAGTGCCAAGCTAGCACCACCGAGCAAGAATAAATACATCAGTAAAGCGGACCGCTTGAAGATCGACGCTGAATCCACCCCAGAATCATCCGTAGCGCCTGAACACGAGCCTATTAGCCTTAATAATTAA
- the gap gene encoding type I glyceraldehyde-3-phosphate dehydrogenase — protein MLRIAINGYGRIGRCLVRALFERNLQDRIHLTAINDLGEQSTLAHLTRFDSTFGRFPGQISRDGDVLQVDGHPIKLLCEREVANLPWRELEVDLVLECTGKLKKRALVEQHISAGSPRVLLSHPLDSADLTVVYGVNHQLLGDQQIVSNASCTTNCLAPLAKVLHEAVGIRQGLVNTIHSYTNDQNLLDKTHSDLYRARAAALSMIPTSTGAAKTIDLVLPELAGRLDGLSVRVPTPNVSLVDLTFTCERPTSREAINAALQTGAAQLPAGVMECNELPLVSSDFNGYPVSCVVDLNHTRVQGDLVKVLAWYDNEWAFANRMLDVMLDWVKPAAR, from the coding sequence ATGCTGCGCATTGCTATCAATGGTTATGGACGTATTGGACGTTGCTTGGTGCGGGCGTTGTTCGAGCGCAACCTGCAAGACCGCATTCACCTCACTGCAATCAATGACTTGGGTGAGCAAAGCACCCTCGCCCACCTGACGCGCTTCGACTCGACCTTCGGCCGCTTCCCCGGGCAAATCAGCCGGGACGGCGATGTGTTGCAGGTCGATGGTCACCCAATCAAGCTGTTGTGTGAGCGCGAAGTGGCGAACTTGCCCTGGCGTGAGCTTGAGGTCGACCTGGTGCTCGAATGCACCGGCAAGCTGAAAAAACGCGCGCTAGTTGAACAGCACATCAGCGCCGGCAGTCCACGGGTCTTGCTTTCGCACCCGCTGGATAGCGCCGATTTGACCGTGGTTTATGGCGTCAACCACCAACTGCTGGGTGATCAGCAGATCGTCTCCAACGCCTCCTGCACCACCAACTGCCTGGCGCCATTGGCCAAGGTGCTGCATGAGGCCGTGGGCATTCGCCAGGGCCTGGTCAACACCATTCACTCCTACACCAATGACCAGAACCTGCTGGATAAAACCCACAGCGACCTGTACCGCGCCCGCGCCGCCGCGCTGTCGATGATCCCCACCAGCACCGGTGCGGCCAAGACCATCGACCTGGTACTGCCTGAACTGGCCGGTCGTCTGGATGGCCTGTCGGTGCGCGTGCCCACGCCCAACGTGTCGCTGGTTGATTTGACCTTTACCTGCGAGCGCCCGACCAGCCGTGAGGCGATCAACGCCGCACTGCAAACCGGCGCTGCACAACTGCCGGCTGGGGTGATGGAATGCAACGAATTACCGCTGGTGTCCAGTGACTTCAACGGTTACCCGGTGTCTTGCGTGGTCGACCTTAATCACACGCGCGTGCAGGGTGATCTGGTCAAGGTATTGGCCTGGTATGACAACGAATGGGCCTTCGCCAACCGCATGCTCGATGTAATGCTGGACTGGGTGAAGCCAGCCGCACGTTAA
- a CDS encoding NAD(P)/FAD-dependent oxidoreductase yields the protein MLRITELKLPLDHPEEALRPAIIQRLGIADSELLDFSLFKRSYDARKKSSEIHFIYTVDCNLQDEAALLSKFADDRHISVTPDTAYKAVGQAAEELAERPLVVGFGPCGIFAALILAQAGLKPIVLERGTEVRQRTKDTWGLWRKNVLKPESNVQFGEGGAGTFSDGKLYSQIKDPKHYGRKVLQEFVKAGAPDEILYVSKPHIGTFRLTGVVATMREEIKALGGEVRFQQRVSDVLIEDGQLCGVVLDSGEQIRSRQVILALGHSARDTFRMLHQHGVYMEAKPFSVGFRIEHPQGLIDRARLGKYAGHPKLGAADYKLVHHAKNGRSVYSFCMCPGGTVVAATSEPNRVVTNGMSQYSRNERNANAGIVVGITPEQDYPGGPLAGIELQERLESQAYLLGGSNYEAPGQLVGDFIAGKPSTELGSVEPSYKPGIKLGDLALALPDFAIEAIREALPAFGKQIKGFDLADAVLTGIETRTSSPLRITRGADMQSLNVRGLYPAGEGAGYAGGILSAGVDGIRVAEALIKDMLGIADA from the coding sequence ATGCTACGCATCACCGAACTCAAGCTGCCGCTCGACCATCCCGAAGAAGCCCTGCGCCCCGCCATCATCCAGCGTTTAGGGATTGCCGACAGCGAGTTGCTCGACTTCAGCCTGTTCAAGCGCAGCTACGATGCGCGGAAGAAATCCAGCGAAATACACTTTATCTACACCGTCGACTGCAACCTGCAGGATGAAGCGGCGTTGCTCAGCAAGTTTGCCGATGACCGGCATATCAGCGTGACCCCGGACACCGCCTACAAAGCCGTCGGCCAAGCTGCAGAAGAGCTTGCCGAACGCCCGCTGGTGGTTGGCTTTGGCCCCTGCGGGATTTTTGCCGCGCTGATTCTCGCTCAAGCCGGGCTCAAGCCAATTGTGCTGGAGCGCGGCACCGAAGTGCGCCAGCGCACCAAGGACACCTGGGGCCTGTGGCGCAAGAATGTGCTCAAGCCGGAGTCCAACGTGCAGTTCGGCGAAGGCGGCGCGGGGACCTTCTCCGACGGCAAGCTCTACAGCCAGATCAAAGACCCCAAGCATTACGGGCGCAAGGTGTTGCAGGAGTTCGTCAAGGCCGGCGCGCCGGATGAGATTCTCTACGTCAGCAAGCCGCATATTGGCACCTTCCGGCTGACTGGCGTGGTCGCGACCATGCGCGAGGAAATCAAAGCGCTGGGCGGTGAAGTGCGCTTTCAGCAGCGCGTCAGTGATGTGCTGATCGAAGACGGCCAGCTCTGCGGCGTGGTGCTCGACAGCGGCGAGCAGATTCGCAGCCGTCAGGTGATCCTGGCGTTGGGCCACAGCGCGCGCGACACCTTCCGCATGCTGCACCAGCACGGCGTGTATATGGAGGCCAAGCCGTTCTCGGTGGGCTTCCGCATCGAGCACCCGCAGGGGCTGATCGACCGCGCGCGGCTGGGCAAATACGCCGGCCACCCCAAACTCGGCGCGGCGGATTACAAACTGGTGCACCACGCCAAGAACGGCCGCTCGGTTTACAGCTTCTGCATGTGCCCAGGCGGCACCGTGGTGGCGGCGACCTCGGAGCCGAACCGTGTAGTGACCAACGGCATGAGCCAATACTCGCGCAACGAACGTAATGCCAACGCCGGTATCGTGGTCGGCATCACCCCGGAGCAGGACTACCCAGGCGGCCCGCTGGCCGGGATTGAGCTGCAAGAGCGCCTGGAATCCCAGGCCTATCTACTCGGCGGCAGCAACTACGAAGCGCCAGGGCAATTGGTTGGCGACTTTATCGCCGGCAAGCCGTCCACCGAATTGGGCAGTGTTGAGCCGTCCTACAAGCCGGGGATCAAACTCGGCGACTTGGCCCTGGCGCTGCCGGATTTTGCCATCGAGGCGATCCGTGAAGCGCTGCCGGCCTTCGGCAAGCAGATAAAGGGCTTCGACCTTGCGGACGCGGTACTCACCGGCATTGAAACCCGCACCTCCTCGCCGCTGCGCATTACCCGTGGCGCGGACATGCAGAGCCTGAACGTACGCGGGCTGTACCCGGCAGGTGAAGGCGCAGGTTATGCCGGCGGTATTCTTTCGGCGGGCGTGGATGGCATTCGTGTGGCTGAAGCGCTGATCAAAGACATGCTCGGCATTGCCGACGCTTAA